In Zingiber officinale cultivar Zhangliang chromosome 6A, Zo_v1.1, whole genome shotgun sequence, a single genomic region encodes these proteins:
- the LOC121995101 gene encoding uncharacterized protein LOC121995101 — protein sequence MKMEDSGLINVTMTAGEYELFKEAKKQAASEKQTTASRLKDLEDHLRKFRNAALLHQYSDAVKCRVFLNTLSGSVQKWFDGLSHGSITCFLDFKTAFLRHFASNRKYQKMDHCLFALKQGPSEPLRSYVKHFNQLDQNVPTATSEILMSAFSHGLTEGEFFRDLIRNPVRNFDEMLEKAASYINVEEAQAVRRKADKPPSSANKPERRVPQPPAQPLPRAREARPTFPLGQDVQSIPRVATVHVPRPGPWGSHYCTYHRSHTHVTSDCFQFARDSRRAAKLGLPPLELAPQVQRMMEERRDAAGQASRPRVD from the exons atgaagatggaggactctggtctAATCAACGTAACCATGACAGCTGGAGAGTATGAACTATTTAAAGAAGCCAAGAAGCAGGCGGCCTCTGAAAAGCAAACTACCGCCTCCCGACT CAAAGATCTTGAAGATCATCTTCGCAAGTTCAGAAACGCGGCCCTGCTACACCAATATAGCGACGCTGTTAAGTGTCGGGTATTCCTGAATACTCTATCGGGCTCTGtccagaagtggttcgatggactgTCGCATGGGTCCATCACCTGCTTCTTAGATTTCAAGACCGCATTCCTGCGCCACTTCGCCAGCAACAGGAAATACCAGAAGATGGACCACTGCCTTTTCGCTCTCAAGCAAGGGCCCTCGGAGCCATTAAGGAGTTATGTCAAACACTTCAATCAACTGGACCAGAACGTCCCCACAGCTACCTCAGAAATACTtatgagcgccttctctcatggaTTAACAGAGGGGGAATTCTTTAGGGACCTCATCAGAAATCCTGTaaggaattttgatgagatgttaGAAAAGGCCGCTAGctatatcaatgtggaagaagcgcaggcgGTGCGAAGGAAGGCAGACAAACCGCCCTCCTCTGCCAATAAACCGGAGAGACGAGTACCCCAACCGCCTGCTCAACCTCTCCCGCGCGCTCGGGAAGCCCGACCTACCTTCCCCCTCGGTCAGGATGTTCAGTCGATCCCGCGTGTAGCTACAGTCCATGTCCCCCGACCTGGACCTTGGGGGTCGCACTATTGTACTTATCATCGGTCACACACACATGTCACCAGCGATTGTTTTCAATTCGCTCGCGATTCTCGTCGTGCTGCCAAGCTGGGCTTGCCACCACTCGAGCTAGCTCCTCAGGTCCAAAGAATGATGGAAGAGCGACGTGATGCAGCGGGGCAGGCAAGCAGACCCCGGGTAGATTAG